The following proteins are co-located in the Lepus europaeus isolate LE1 chromosome 15, mLepTim1.pri, whole genome shotgun sequence genome:
- the TMEM167A gene encoding protein kish-A, which translates to MSAIFNFQSLLTVILLLICTCAYIRSLAPSVLDRNKTGLLGIFWKCARIGERKSPYVAVCCVVMAFSILFVQ; encoded by the exons ATG tctGCCATTTTCAATTTTCAGAGTCTGTTgactgtaatcttgctgcttatATGTACCTGTGCTTATATCCGATCCTTGGCACCCAGCGTGCTGGACAGAAATAAAACTGG ACTGTTGGGTATATTTTGGAAGTGCGCCCGAATTG GTGAGCGGAAGAGTCCTTATgtggctgtgtgctgtgtggtgaTGGCCTTCAGCATCCTCTTCGTACAGTAG